A stretch of the Halorussus lipolyticus genome encodes the following:
- a CDS encoding NAD(P)/FAD-dependent oxidoreductase: MTDESDSSESGFSASGSGASGSVECEVLVVGGGIAGLSAAVFTARAGLDTLVADSGDSIVRRNAHLENYPGFPAGVNARLLLDLMGEQADRAGCERRDAEIERVEVAEGGFTAETADGDRLYSDYVIAATKNTVDYLDAIDGVGVIDRGKSFVDTDERGRTGVDGLYAAGRLAEKPYQAVINAGHGAEVAVTLLEDDDRPFYHDWVVPEGYFTDRGREVPPGCEEIADDERQRREDESLEIMQEFFAERHPDEQVTHPSVRDE, translated from the coding sequence ATGACCGACGAATCCGATTCCAGCGAGTCAGGTTTCAGCGCGTCCGGTTCCGGGGCATCCGGTTCTGTGGAATGCGAGGTCCTCGTCGTCGGCGGCGGCATCGCCGGTCTCTCGGCGGCGGTGTTCACCGCGCGAGCGGGCCTCGACACGCTCGTCGCCGACAGCGGCGACTCCATCGTGCGCCGGAACGCCCATCTGGAGAACTACCCCGGATTCCCCGCGGGGGTCAACGCTCGACTGCTCCTCGATTTGATGGGCGAGCAGGCCGACCGCGCGGGGTGCGAGCGCAGAGACGCCGAAATCGAGCGCGTCGAAGTGGCCGAAGGCGGGTTCACCGCCGAGACGGCCGACGGCGACCGCCTCTACTCGGACTACGTTATCGCCGCGACCAAGAACACGGTGGACTACTTGGACGCCATCGACGGCGTGGGCGTCATCGACCGCGGCAAGTCGTTCGTGGACACCGACGAGCGCGGCCGGACCGGCGTGGACGGTCTCTACGCCGCGGGCCGACTCGCCGAGAAACCGTATCAGGCCGTCATCAACGCGGGCCACGGGGCAGAGGTCGCCGTGACGCTCCTCGAAGACGACGACCGGCCCTTCTACCACGACTGGGTTGTGCCGGAAGGCTACTTCACCGACCGGGGGCGCGAGGTCCCGCCGGGGTGCGAGGAGATAGCCGACGACGAGCGCCAGCGCCGCGAGGACGAGTCGCTCGAAATCATGCAGGAGTTCTTCGCCGAGCGCCACCCCGACGAGCAGGTGACGCATCCGAGCGTTCGAGACGAGTGA
- a CDS encoding D-lyxose/D-mannose family sugar isomerase — translation MLSDAGVVLTAAERDGIEVVDYGLGNLEAVGTEIVVYVNDDRYCAKELVLFGDQTCPEHRHPPFEDHAGVESYPGKRETFRCRAGEVYLYVEADDSEETPREEWAVQPPMRDEYYTAGKEIHLEPGEQYTIPPDTRHWFKAGEAGAVISEFSSPSYDEKDVFTDPKIDRIAGSY, via the coding sequence ATGCTGTCCGACGCCGGCGTGGTCCTCACGGCGGCCGAGCGCGACGGAATCGAAGTCGTGGACTACGGTCTCGGCAATCTCGAAGCGGTCGGGACCGAAATCGTGGTCTACGTCAACGACGACCGCTACTGCGCGAAGGAACTGGTGCTGTTCGGCGACCAGACCTGCCCGGAGCATCGCCACCCGCCCTTCGAGGACCACGCTGGCGTCGAGTCGTACCCCGGCAAGCGCGAGACCTTCCGGTGTCGCGCGGGCGAGGTGTATCTGTACGTCGAGGCCGACGATTCGGAGGAGACGCCCCGCGAGGAGTGGGCGGTCCAACCCCCGATGCGCGACGAGTACTACACCGCCGGGAAGGAAATCCACCTCGAACCCGGCGAGCAGTACACCATCCCGCCCGACACCCGCCACTGGTTCAAAGCGGGCGAGGCGGGCGCGGTCATCTCGGAGTTCTCGTCACCGAGTTACGACGAGAAGGACGTGTTCACCGACCCGAAAATCGATCGGATTGCCGGGAGCTATTGA
- a CDS encoding HalOD1 output domain-containing protein, producing the protein MPDGKEASDEPREVGRKIRHRKVTPEVEEAKRNLLRLIANLENCEVTELPPLYDHVDHLIEHLFSSPPPAEAQVEIQFSYHGYRIELDQSGNVSFMKLAGSPVDSLGE; encoded by the coding sequence ATGCCGGACGGGAAGGAAGCCAGCGACGAACCGCGCGAAGTGGGCCGCAAGATACGGCATCGCAAAGTGACGCCGGAAGTCGAGGAGGCCAAACGGAACCTGCTACGACTCATTGCGAACTTAGAGAACTGCGAGGTGACCGAACTGCCGCCGCTGTACGACCACGTGGACCATCTCATCGAACACCTGTTCTCCAGTCCGCCGCCGGCCGAGGCGCAGGTCGAAATCCAGTTCTCGTATCACGGCTACCGCATCGAGTTGGACCAGAGCGGCAACGTCTCGTTCATGAAACTCGCCGGGTCGCCCGTAGACTCTCTCGGCGAGTAG
- a CDS encoding gamma carbonic anhydrase family protein — MGGSYDFEGTEPAVHDEARVSREATLVGDVTVAADASVWPGAVLRGDVAPVRIGEQSHVGDNAVLHGATVGDRVMVGHGAILNDAAVGHGALVGFNATVNTDVTVGEDSIVAAGTVIPDEYEIPPESFARGVPARVTPLSDTEVDARETFEEFSSGAYTDLAGRHGELFE; from the coding sequence ATGGGTGGGAGCTACGATTTCGAAGGCACCGAACCCGCGGTCCACGACGAGGCCCGCGTCAGCAGAGAGGCCACGCTGGTCGGCGATGTAACCGTCGCGGCCGACGCCAGCGTCTGGCCCGGCGCGGTCCTCCGGGGCGACGTGGCACCGGTCCGAATCGGCGAACAGTCCCACGTCGGCGACAACGCGGTCCTCCACGGCGCGACGGTCGGCGACCGGGTGATGGTGGGCCATGGCGCAATCTTGAACGATGCCGCGGTTGGCCACGGCGCGCTCGTCGGGTTCAACGCGACGGTGAATACCGACGTGACGGTCGGCGAGGACTCCATCGTGGCGGCGGGGACCGTGATTCCCGACGAGTACGAGATTCCGCCCGAGTCGTTCGCTCGCGGGGTTCCGGCCCGCGTGACGCCGCTCTCGGACACCGAGGTGGACGCTCGGGAGACGTTCGAGGAGTTCTCGTCGGGCGCGTATACCGACCTCGCGGGCCGACACGGCGAGTTGTTCGAGTAG
- a CDS encoding DUF1684 domain-containing protein: protein MSTDWRETVRRQRAEKDDYFGDHPRSPIPDDERDEFEGLNYYPIDEDYRFALSLREHEDKERVTVSTSTEGEQEYVRWGEFRFEADGEDVTLQAYKSDPDEDRLWVPFRDETSGDETYGAGRYLDLEPADHRIAPDESDDGERDDEGEDDAEWILDFNQAYNPTCAYSDRYECPLPPMENWLDVAIEAGEKTYH from the coding sequence ATGAGTACCGACTGGCGAGAGACCGTCCGACGACAGCGCGCCGAGAAGGACGACTACTTCGGCGACCACCCCCGGTCGCCCATCCCCGACGACGAGCGCGACGAGTTCGAGGGCCTGAACTACTACCCCATCGACGAGGACTACCGGTTCGCCCTGTCGCTCCGCGAACACGAGGACAAAGAGAGGGTCACCGTCTCGACCAGCACCGAGGGCGAACAGGAGTACGTCCGGTGGGGCGAGTTCCGCTTCGAGGCCGATGGCGAGGACGTAACCCTCCAAGCCTACAAGTCCGACCCCGACGAGGACCGCCTCTGGGTTCCCTTCCGGGACGAGACCAGTGGCGACGAAACCTACGGCGCGGGTCGGTATCTGGACCTCGAACCCGCGGACCACCGCATCGCCCCCGACGAATCGGACGATGGCGAGAGAGACGACGAGGGGGAGGACGACGCCGAGTGGATTCTCGACTTCAATCAGGCCTACAACCCGACCTGCGCCTACTCCGACCGGTACGAATGCCCGCTTCCGCCGATGGAGAATTGGCTGGACGTGGCCATCGAGGCAGGCGAGAAGACGTATCACTGA
- a CDS encoding AMP phosphorylase has product MELVASEIDIGTHLPTVLLNGADADELGVHPLDRVQITTDGTTVIGIVEVTDELVAPSNLGVTRRLGHVEGPVEVTAAPKPRSVRYVRKKLDDRELAADEIRAIVRDVEADRLNDVELSAYVSGVYSNGMSDAETTHLTEAMAEVGQRLSWSDAVVADKHSIGGVAGNRVSPILVPVVAAAGVKIPKTSSRAVTSPAGTADTMEVFCDVEFSISELRDVVAETNGCLVWGGAVDLSPVDDKIIRAENPLSLDPPGQLIASVLSKKYSAGSTHVIIDVPYGDGAKVDGHNEARELGDDFERVGDHLGMAVAPAVSPGHEPIGRGIGPVLEARDVLAVLGGGGPDDLRLKSERLARLLLDACGVDADAGAIIDSGRAEAKFRDIVSAQGGDPDVTPADLEPGEERATVTAGRAGVVTHIDNRVVSELGRRAGAPKDSRAGLTLACHVGDEIAAGDELFTVYAETPGKLDDALALADRAEPVRVRSREEAMVERV; this is encoded by the coding sequence ATGGAACTGGTCGCCAGCGAAATCGACATCGGGACCCACCTGCCGACGGTCCTGCTCAACGGCGCGGACGCCGACGAGTTGGGCGTCCATCCGCTCGACCGGGTGCAGATTACGACCGACGGGACGACGGTCATCGGCATCGTGGAAGTGACCGACGAGTTGGTCGCGCCCAGTAACCTCGGGGTGACGCGTCGACTCGGCCACGTCGAGGGGCCGGTGGAGGTCACGGCCGCGCCCAAACCCCGGTCGGTCCGGTACGTCCGGAAGAAACTCGACGACCGCGAACTGGCGGCCGACGAGATTCGGGCCATCGTCCGGGACGTCGAGGCCGACCGACTCAACGACGTGGAACTGTCGGCCTACGTCTCCGGCGTCTACTCGAACGGCATGTCGGACGCCGAGACGACGCATCTGACCGAAGCGATGGCCGAGGTCGGCCAGCGCCTCTCGTGGTCCGACGCGGTGGTCGCCGACAAACATTCTATCGGCGGCGTGGCGGGCAACCGCGTCTCGCCGATTCTGGTGCCCGTCGTCGCCGCGGCGGGTGTCAAAATCCCTAAGACCTCCTCGCGGGCCGTGACCTCGCCCGCCGGAACCGCCGACACGATGGAAGTGTTCTGCGACGTGGAGTTCTCCATCTCCGAACTCCGCGACGTGGTGGCCGAGACCAACGGGTGTCTGGTCTGGGGCGGCGCGGTGGACCTCTCGCCCGTGGACGACAAAATCATCCGCGCGGAGAATCCCCTCTCGCTCGACCCGCCCGGCCAACTCATCGCGTCGGTCCTCTCGAAGAAGTACAGCGCGGGTTCGACCCACGTCATCATCGACGTGCCCTACGGCGACGGCGCGAAGGTGGACGGTCACAACGAGGCCCGCGAACTCGGCGACGACTTCGAGCGCGTCGGCGACCACCTCGGGATGGCAGTCGCGCCCGCCGTCTCGCCCGGCCACGAACCCATCGGTCGGGGCATCGGCCCGGTCTTGGAGGCCCGCGACGTGCTGGCGGTCCTCGGCGGCGGCGGTCCCGACGACCTGCGACTCAAGAGCGAGCGCCTCGCTCGCCTCCTGCTGGACGCCTGCGGCGTGGACGCCGACGCCGGAGCAATCATCGATTCTGGCCGGGCCGAAGCGAAATTCCGCGACATCGTGTCCGCGCAGGGCGGCGACCCGGACGTGACGCCCGCGGACCTCGAACCGGGCGAGGAGCGCGCCACCGTCACTGCCGGCCGGGCGGGCGTCGTGACTCACATCGACAACCGGGTGGTGAGCGAACTCGGTCGCAGAGCGGGCGCACCGAAAGACTCCCGCGCTGGCCTCACGCTCGCCTGCCACGTCGGCGACGAAATCGCCGCGGGAGACGAACTGTTCACCGTCTACGCCGAGACGCCGGGCAAACTGGACGACGCGCTCGCACTCGCCGACCGCGCAGAGCCTGTCCGCGTCAGAAGCCGCGAGGAGGCCATGGTCGAACGAGTCTAG
- a CDS encoding PAS domain S-box protein, which translates to MSEQLREEKRKIEELHEIASEMEACHTKDEVYRLGVDAAEGILEFDICGIDVEENGYLVPKATSTEMPNDGYDALEADKGLAGRTFQKGESFVIPDVRTMSEAEPVNMEYRSILSVPLSDYGVFQAGSREPEAFDEDDLELAELLMSHVTEVISRIDSQSALRESEEKYRTLVEGSHDAIFIHSDETFQFVNDRVAELTGYSRDELLGMSVWGVVHEDDREHVEQIAEDDDADDAPHYELRIRTRDGEVRYVELSVQVISYNGERAHLGSARDVTERRKRKQKVERQNERLKEFASVVSHDLRNPLNVAQGHLELARETGEQRHFEKTGGALDRMESLIDDLLKLARQGQDVSDTELVDLQAVVKRAWSTVSTGNAGLEVGDDLGEVKADDGRLQELFENLFRNAVEHAGEGVTVRVGTLGDADDDAPASHRANRDGFYVEDDGPGIPEDERDKIFEHGHTTADDGSGLGLSIVSSIVDAHGWTVTATESESGGARFEISTT; encoded by the coding sequence ATGAGTGAACAGTTACGCGAAGAAAAGCGGAAGATAGAAGAGCTACACGAAATCGCCTCCGAGATGGAGGCCTGCCACACCAAAGACGAAGTGTACCGTCTCGGCGTGGACGCCGCGGAAGGCATTCTGGAGTTCGACATCTGCGGTATCGACGTGGAGGAGAACGGCTATCTCGTCCCCAAGGCCACCTCGACCGAGATGCCCAACGACGGCTACGACGCCCTCGAAGCCGACAAGGGCCTCGCTGGCCGGACCTTCCAGAAGGGCGAGTCGTTCGTCATCCCGGACGTGCGGACGATGAGCGAGGCCGAACCGGTGAACATGGAGTATCGCTCGATTCTGAGCGTGCCCCTGAGCGACTACGGCGTCTTTCAGGCCGGGTCGCGCGAACCCGAGGCCTTCGACGAGGACGACCTCGAACTCGCGGAACTGCTGATGAGCCACGTCACCGAGGTCATCTCCCGCATCGACTCCCAGTCGGCGCTCCGCGAGAGCGAGGAGAAGTATCGGACCTTGGTGGAGGGGAGCCACGACGCCATCTTCATCCACAGCGACGAGACGTTTCAGTTCGTCAACGACCGGGTGGCCGAACTCACGGGGTACAGTCGGGACGAACTGCTGGGCATGTCGGTCTGGGGCGTGGTTCACGAGGACGACCGCGAACACGTCGAGCAAATCGCAGAAGACGACGACGCCGACGACGCTCCGCACTACGAACTCCGCATCCGGACCCGCGACGGCGAGGTCCGGTACGTCGAACTCAGCGTCCAAGTGATTTCGTACAACGGCGAGCGCGCCCACCTCGGGTCGGCCCGCGACGTGACCGAGCGCCGCAAGCGAAAGCAGAAGGTAGAGCGCCAGAACGAGCGCCTCAAGGAGTTCGCCAGCGTGGTCAGCCACGACCTGCGCAACCCCCTCAACGTCGCGCAGGGCCACCTCGAACTCGCCCGCGAGACCGGCGAACAGCGCCACTTCGAGAAGACTGGCGGGGCGCTCGACCGAATGGAGTCGCTCATCGACGACCTGCTCAAACTCGCCCGGCAGGGCCAAGACGTGAGCGACACCGAACTCGTGGACCTTCAGGCGGTCGTCAAGCGAGCGTGGTCCACCGTTTCGACGGGGAACGCCGGCCTCGAAGTCGGCGACGACCTCGGCGAAGTCAAGGCCGACGACGGCCGACTGCAGGAACTGTTCGAGAATCTATTCCGCAACGCGGTGGAACACGCCGGCGAGGGCGTGACGGTCCGAGTCGGCACCCTCGGTGACGCCGACGACGACGCGCCGGCCTCCCACCGGGCCAACCGGGACGGGTTCTACGTCGAGGACGACGGGCCGGGCATCCCCGAAGACGAGCGCGACAAGATTTTCGAACACGGCCACACGACTGCCGACGACGGGTCGGGACTCGGCCTCTCCATCGTGAGTAGCATCGTGGACGCCCACGGGTGGACGGTGACGGCGACCGAGAGCGAGTCGGGCGGCGCGCGCTTCGAGATTTCCACGACGTGA
- a CDS encoding universal stress protein — translation MERALAVVDAEESTKSLVREAGELSAAVDAELVLLHVTTNDEYEDTRQTMEDIPSSAVGYSAEKAREGAENFSADIGREVLEGIDVNYEAVGALGDEQTEILDTAEEYDCDHLFIAGEKRSPTGKALFGDLTQSIILNFDGPVTVVTE, via the coding sequence ATGGAACGCGCACTTGCAGTCGTGGACGCCGAGGAGTCCACCAAGTCGCTCGTCCGCGAAGCGGGCGAACTCTCTGCGGCGGTCGACGCCGAATTGGTCCTCCTCCACGTCACGACTAACGACGAGTACGAGGACACCCGACAGACCATGGAGGACATCCCGAGCAGTGCGGTCGGGTACTCCGCTGAGAAGGCCCGCGAAGGTGCCGAGAACTTCTCTGCCGACATCGGGCGCGAGGTGCTGGAGGGCATCGACGTGAACTACGAGGCGGTCGGTGCGCTCGGCGACGAGCAGACCGAAATCTTGGACACCGCCGAGGAGTACGACTGTGACCACCTGTTCATCGCTGGCGAGAAGCGTTCGCCCACCGGCAAGGCGCTGTTCGGCGACCTCACGCAGTCGATTATTCTGAACTTCGACGGTCCCGTGACCGTCGTGACCGAGTAG